One Oncorhynchus nerka isolate Pitt River unplaced genomic scaffold, Oner_Uvic_2.0 unplaced_scaffold_960, whole genome shotgun sequence DNA segment encodes these proteins:
- the rps12 gene encoding 40S ribosomal protein S12 — MAEEGIAAGGVMDVNTALPEVLKTALIHDGLARGIREAAKALDKRQAHLCVLAANCDEPMYVKLVEALCAEHQINLIKVDDNKKLGEWVGLCKIDREGKPRKVVGCSCVVIKDYGKESQAKDVIEEYFKAKK; from the exons ATGGCCGAGGAAGG CATCGCTGCTGGAGGTGTGATGGATGTCAACACCGCTCTCCCTGAGGTGCTCAAGACCGCACTCATCCATGACGGTCTGGCCCGCGGTATCCGTGAGGCCGCCAAGGCGCTGGACAA GCGCCAGGCCCACCTCTGCGTCCTTGCTGCCAACTGCGATGAGCCCATGTACGTGAAGCTGGTGGAAGCTCTCTGCGCTGAGCATCAGATTAACCTCATCAAG GTCGATGACAACAAGAAGCTTGGCGAGTGGGTCGGTTTGTGTAAAATCGACCGCGAAGGCAAACCCCGTAAGGTGGTGGGCTGCAGCTGTGTTGTAATCAAG gACTATGGCAAGGAGTCTCAAGCCAAGGATGTGATTGAAGAGTACTTCAAGGCCAAGAAGTGA